Proteins encoded together in one Papaver somniferum cultivar HN1 unplaced genomic scaffold, ASM357369v1 unplaced-scaffold_119, whole genome shotgun sequence window:
- the LOC113330796 gene encoding leucine aminopeptidase 1-like: MAVVVAATSLLFNSPTSSILLTRLRPFPQILRFSRSSSFPLSSHSHPHPRRLRMAHTLTQATLGLTKPATIDFPNIAFTAKDIDLVEWKGDILAVGVTEKDMTKDENSKFVNLILRKLDTQLGGLLAEASAEEDFTGKAGQSTVLRLPGLGSKRVGLIGLGQSATSSIAAYKSLGEAVAATAKASQASNVAIALASSEGLSKVNTASAIASGAVLGVYEDNRFKSDSKKPLLKSVDIIGLGVGPELENKLKYASDVCSGVIFGRELVNAPANVLTPGVLAEEASKVASMYSDVFTASILDAEQCKELKMGSYLAVAAASANPPHFIHLCYKPPSGTVKTKLALVGKGLTFDSGGYNIKTGPGCSIELMKFDMGGSAAVLGAAKAIGQIKPLGVEVHFIVAACENMISGTGMRPGDIVTASNGKTIEVNNTDAEGRLTLADALVYACNQGVDKVVDVATLTGACVVALGPSVAGIFTPSDDLAKEVTAASEISGEKFWRLPLEESYWESMKSGVADMVNTGSRPGGSITAALFLKQFVDEKVQWMHIDMAGPVWNDKKRAATGFGVSTLVEWVVKNSS, translated from the exons ATGGCCGTAGTTGTTGCTGCCACTTCCCTCTTGTTCAACTCCCCAACCTCTTCTATCCTCCTCACTAGGTTACGTCCTTTCCCCCAAATCTTGCGTTTCTCTCGTTCCTCTTCTTTCCCTCTGTCTTCTCATTCTCATCCGCATCCTCGTAGATTGCGTATGGCCCACACTCTCACTCAGGCCACTCTTGGCCTCACTAAACCTGCAACTATCGACTTTCCTAAT ATAGCTTTTACTGCGAAAGATATTGATTTGGTGGAATGGAAAGGAGACATACTTGCTGTGGGTGTCACAGAAAAAGACATGACCAAGGATGAGAACTCTAAATTTGTTAACTTGATCTTGAGAAAGCTAGATACCCAATTGGGTGGTCTTTTAGCTGAAGCATCGGCAGAAGAGGATTTCACGGGGAAGGCTGGGCAATCTACAGTGCTCAGGCTTCCTGGTTTGGGTTCAAAAAGGGTTGGTTTGATCGGTCTTGGGCAATCCGCCACATCTTCTATAGCGGCTTACAAAAGCTTAGGCGAGGCTGTTGCAGCTACAGCAAAGGCTTCTCAAGCAAGTAATGTCGCTATTGCACTTGCTTCTTCTGAGGGTCTCTCAAAGGTTAACACCGCTTCAGCAATAGCATCTG GAGCCGTGTTAGGTGTTTATGAAGATAATAGGTTTAAGTCAGATTCAAAGAAGCCATTGCTTAAGTCCGTAGATATTATTGGTCTTGGTGTTGGACCTGAACTTGAAAACAAGCTCAAATATGCTAGTGATGTTTGCTCAGGGGTTATTTTTGGGCGAGAACTAGTTAATGCACCAGCAAATGTGCTCACCCCTG GTGTACTAGCAGAAGAGGCTTCAaaagttgcttccatgtatagCGATGTTTTTACTGCTAGCATTTTGGATGCTGAACAATGCAAAGAATTGAAAATGGGTTCGTATTTGGCTGTTGCTGCCGCTTCTGCAAATCCTCCTCATTTTATCCATTTATGCTACAAACCTCCTAGTGGGACTGTCAAAACCAAACTGGCTTTAGTTGGGAAAGGATTGACATTTGACAG tGGTGGTTACAATATCAAGACAGGGCCAGGCTGTTCGATTGAACTCATGAAGTTTGACATGGGAGGCTCTGCTGCAGTTCTAGGCGCAGCAAAAGCCATTGGTCAAATCAAACCTCTAGGAGTAGAG GTTCACTTCATTGTTGCTGCTTGTGAAAATATGATTAGTGGCACTGGCATGAGACCAGGAGACATTGTCACTGCTTCCAATGGAAAGACAATTGAG GTAAACAATACGGATGCTGAAGGCAGACTTACACTAGCAGATGCTTTGGTATATGCTTGCAACCAAGGTGTCGATAAG GTCGTTGATGTGGCAACATTGACCGGGGCTTGTGTTGTGGCTCTTGGACCCTCTGTTGCAG GAATCTTCACTCCGAGTGATGATTTAGCTAAGGAGGTTACAGCAGCATCAGAGATCTCAGGAGAGAAGTTTTGGAGATTGCCTTTGGAGGAGAGCTACTGGGAGTCGATGAAATCAGGAGTTGCTGATATGGTCAATACTGGTAGTCGTCCAGGTGGCTCAATCACTGCTGCACTCTTCTTGAAACAG TTTGTGGATGAGAAGGTTCAATGGATGCACATAGACATGGCAGGCCCTGTTTGGAATGACAAGAAACGGGCGGCAACAGGATTTGGTGTTTCAACTCTTGTAGAATGGGTGGTGAAAAACTCTTCTTAG